Genomic segment of Bacteroidia bacterium:
AGGTGGAAATCAAATGACCGGAGCCACAGTACAGTTAGGCATACAAAACATGTATGGTACAGGCTTCACTATTGAGGAGAATCATTTCAACAAGTCATCCAACTCAGCATTCAATCCTTCAAAATTTGGGATAGCCAGCTATCAAACCGGCACATCGAGTAATCAGATATATAAAAACACTTTCAACGAAGTTAACTTTGGAAACTATGCATGGGGCATCAACCGCAGCAGTACAAATCCAAACTTCCAGGGACTTCAATACTTATGTAATGAGAATACTCAAAACGTAAATTACGATTTTTATATATATACCTCAGGCGAGACAACGTGGGATGGCATCAGGTTGAATCAGGGCAGCTTGCAAAGTCCTGCGCGAAACACTTTTTCTGTAGGCGGGGTAAATCAAGGGAATGATATTTACAATTTTTCACCAGCACAGCTAAGTTATTATTACCAAACCGGCAATACACAGCAGACTCCGGTAAGTACGTATAAGGTAACAACAATTCCAATAAGCGGAAGTGAAACATGCCCATCCAATCTGTGCGATCCACCTTGTGCATTGAGGCCCTTAGATGAGGTAGAGCTATCACAGTTGTATATGGAATATGATTCTGCCGAGACGGCCTATTTGAATTTACTCTATACATATAATACGCTTATGGATGGTGGCAGTACAAACAATCTGCTGACACAGATACAGCAAACATGGTCCACCGAGGCAACAACATTACGAGACGAGTTGTTGTTATTGTCACCTTATGTATCGCAAGAGGTTTTGCGTGATGTTGCAGGCACAGGCATACTGCCACCAGCCATGCTATTGGTAGTATGTATGGCCAATCCTGATGCAACAAGAAGCGAAGATTTTTTAGACTATTTGCAATATGATATACCATCACCCTTGCCAGCATATATGATAGCCGCCATTGAGACAACGTGGGATGTAGGCACCTCGCGCACAGTAATGGAAAACACACTAGGCGACTACAATGAAAAAATGGCATTGGTGTCAAACAAGATATTATCAGATTTAAATTATAAGAACAACCAAACTATTGAAGAATCGAATCCGGGCGACACCACCAATATTTCACAACAAATAAATTATTGGTTAAATCGGATTCAAACTCTGGAGGCAAAATATGAGATGGCAGAACATTACTTTGAAGAGGGCAGCTATGCATTGGCAGAAGATGTTTTACTATCCATACCACTATGCTACCGATTGACAGAAGCAGAACAACAAACCTTAACGAGTTACAACTACATTTATGAATACAGAAAGAATCTTTTAGATTCTGGAAAAAACCTTTCCATGCTCGATAGCAGTCAGATCAATGAGTTGATTTTATTTGCAAATAACAACGCAAATATAGCCGGAAGCATAGCTGAAAACGCACTATGTTTTTATTATGATATATGTACACAGGATAATTATGATACCACAGGTACAGGAAACAACAGACAAATGCGAAATACAAATATTCCTGCAGCGCATTTTCAGGAGGTGCAAGATGTAGTGGCATGCAGGGTGATGGTTTTACCGAATCCAGCAACTGACAAGGCAACATTTCAATATAGCATCAACAGCTTAAAAGATAAACCAGAGTTTGAGATAAGAGATATGACAGGACGAGAAATAATGAAGGTGAGGATAACAGAAAAAGAAGGTGTAATAGAATGGCAGACAGTTGTTGTTAAAAGCGGTATGTATTATTTTAGTATAAAAGCAGGTAGTAAAACTTTGGCAAGAGGGAAGTTGACGGTGAGAAAATAAAAAGATAGCATCCTCATAGGAGAGTGAAACAGAAGTCATTCTCCTATGAGGATAAAACTGTAAAGAAATAAAAAAGTGTAGTTACAATGGAATAACATTATTCAATCAACCAAATATGAGTAAAAAACAACTAAAAAACATACGAGCAGTCCTCATTCTATTTATTATTTTGTTGAACACCATAAAAGTGCAAGCCCAAAACACTTTTGAAAAAATTATTGATACGTTAGGCTGTTACGGAGTTCTATGTATTCAGGAAACTTTTGATGGGGGATATGTTTTTACAGGCACTAATTCTGTTAATGGTGGAGAGGTATTAGTGACTAAATTAGATTCCATTGGAACCATTGAGTGGGTAAAAACTTTTGACGGACCCGGTGCTGAAGGCGGAACTTACATAGAACAATTACCCGACAGTGGTTACATTGTAAATGCTTTATATGATGGTGGCTTATATTCTAAAAGCTGGCTTTTGCGGCTTGATGTAAATGGCGATTCGCTCTGGACAAGAGTTTTTTCTGCCGGAATAGGTGCTACTAATGTTTACCTTGGAAATAGCATGGCTGTGCTTAATAATGCTATTTATGGACTAACAGGATATTTCACACCGATTCCATTTTCGAATGGTTGTGCTTATTTTATTGGTGCTTTAAGCAACGGACTGTTAATAGCTAATAAAGTATATAATTATTCTGCTACTTTAAGCAGCGATGCAAGGGCTATTGATAAAGCCTTTGATGGCGGTTTTATTATGGCAGGAGTTATAGGCATGTCATCATCCACAGTAGATATTTATGTTTTACGCACCAATGCTTATGGCGATACATTGTGGACAAGAACCTATAATAACTCAACTACAGATGTTGCTTTTGCGGTTCAACAAACTGAAGATAGCGGTTTTATTATTGCAGGTGTGACTTACGATACAACCTTATTGCCACCTAAATATAATACCTATTTAATCAAGACTGATTCAATAGGAGATACGCTATGGACAAAACAGCATTATAGTTTAGAACCCACAGAAACTTACTCAATACAGCAAACTACAGATAACGGCTTTGTAGGAACAGGCAGGATTGTAAATGGTAATCCGCTTAATTCAGATGTACATTTATTTAAAACAGACTCATTAGGCGATACATTGTGGACAAGGCAGTTTGGCGATAGTTCGGCAGATGATGGCTATTTTGTGAGACAGACAAAGGATGGCGGATATATTATTTGCGGTACAGCAAATATACCCAGCACCTTGCAAGTTGGAGCCTACATCATCAAGACAGACAGCCTTGGCATGGTAGGCAACGGCACAGGCATTGCCGAAGTAAATAATCCTTTCGATTTCAGTGTTTATCCAAACCCTTCATCCGGCAATTTTACCATTCTGTTCAAAGGAATTCCGAGAAAAAATGCTGAACTAAAAATTTATAATATCATGAACCAATGTGTTTATACCGGCACATTGAGCAGCTATAAAAAGGAAAGTGTTGACCTGCACCATCTGCCCAACGGAATATACATAGCCACACTTTATTATGGTGCAAGAACAGTATCAGAAAAAGTAATAATTCACAAATAACATCTTATCTTTTAAAAAACCAACAAATGAAAAAGCTATCCAACCTCATTACCACATTGCTGATGCTAAGCATCACAGCACCCCTTCAGGCACAAATGAAAAACTGGTTTATTGCACCCAATAAAGTGGATGTGCAAATCAACAACGTAGTGGTTACACCCATTGCAGGTAGCCCGGCCACAGCCATTCAGGTGGCCAACGGGGTTTACGACAGTGGCAACAACCTTGTTTTTTATATAGCCGACAACAAAGTGTATGACTACAACAACACCCTGCTGGGTACAATAATTACAGGAGGGGCAGAGGTGATTATTGTTCCTTTTGGCACCAACGATACCATTACCAATTGCCAGCGGAAGTATAATATTTTCAGCACCTGGGGAGGAGGCAATAGTATTACGGGTTTGTATCGGGCAGTAGTGGATATGAATAGTTTGTCGGTAGAGACATTGGCAGATGCCTTGGTGGAGGTTCAATTTAGCGGTGTTGTAAATACGGAGTTTGGAGCCATTGCCTTAGGTCTTCCGCACGGAGTAGATCAGGAGCGTTATCTTTATTTTATGGCAGGCTCGGGTACGCTAACTTTAGGGCCATCGGGCAGTGGGCAGATCCATAAAGTAATAGTAAACAATGACGGCACGGTGACGGTTCCTGTTAATACATCACAAGTATATCCAACCACACCGCTGGATAATGATGGGGCACGAATTTTTTCTCGCGAGTTGGAACTGTCTGCCGATGGAAAATGGTTGGCCTGGGCAAGCTATGCAAAGGGAAATTATGGAGGCGGTTTCCCCACCCAAAACCGGTATCATTATTTAGCATTAGATGGCAACGGAGATGCAGATGTAACAGCTTATGGAGCCAACGCTTACCAGGAGTTTAATCTTGGGCTTTCTTCAACCTGGCAGAATTATTATAATTATTCTGTGTCAGGTTTTCGCGGAGTAGAATTTTATCAAGATGGCAACACCACCAAACTTTTTGTAGGTGCAGGCACTGACGGTATTTTCTCTGTGGATGTAGCTATACCTTATAATACAAATCAAATATCAACCTTTGTGATAGGATCAAATAATACCAATCCATCGGCATCCTTCGGATTCTCGCAAATAGAATTAGCCAAAAACGGTTACATGTATGCATCTTCTTTAATGGGTGGAAGTTTCGGCAAGAACATTGGAGCGTTCGACCCTAACATTGTACCACAACCTGTAATGTTAACAGGGAATGAGCCATTTGCATTACCCAATCCTCCCAAGGCAGACTATACACTAGGAGGTGTAAACCCGAATAGTACGCTTTACACCCTACCCGATCAGATAGACGGGCAGGATTATAGTTCGATAACACCATCTGTTGCACCACAAGTAGTAACCACGCATACATTGAATTATCCTGCCAATGCAAGCACCAACCAAACCGCTACATGGAGTTATGGTACATCAAACAATCCATTGGGAGTAAGTGTGCCAATACATGTAACAGGAGAATTACGTATAAGGCAAAACTCCAACCTCACTATTTCCGGTATGACGTTTAAATTTAGTCCGGAAGCAAAGGTTATTGTAGAGCCCGGCAGTACGCTAACACTTACAGATGGTACGCTGTTAACTTCAAACTATATGGGAGACCCATGTAATGTTGCCTATACCTGGCAGGGTGTAGAAGTATGGGGCAGCCAGAGCAATCAAAGTCAGAATATAATGCCGCTTGCAGTGGGTAAGCTCACCATTAAAAATAATTCAATAATAGAATATGCAATATGTGGTGTTCGT
This window contains:
- a CDS encoding T9SS type A sorting domain-containing protein, producing MSKKQLKNIRAVLILFIILLNTIKVQAQNTFEKIIDTLGCYGVLCIQETFDGGYVFTGTNSVNGGEVLVTKLDSIGTIEWVKTFDGPGAEGGTYIEQLPDSGYIVNALYDGGLYSKSWLLRLDVNGDSLWTRVFSAGIGATNVYLGNSMAVLNNAIYGLTGYFTPIPFSNGCAYFIGALSNGLLIANKVYNYSATLSSDARAIDKAFDGGFIMAGVIGMSSSTVDIYVLRTNAYGDTLWTRTYNNSTTDVAFAVQQTEDSGFIIAGVTYDTTLLPPKYNTYLIKTDSIGDTLWTKQHYSLEPTETYSIQQTTDNGFVGTGRIVNGNPLNSDVHLFKTDSLGDTLWTRQFGDSSADDGYFVRQTKDGGYIICGTANIPSTLQVGAYIIKTDSLGMVGNGTGIAEVNNPFDFSVYPNPSSGNFTILFKGIPRKNAELKIYNIMNQCVYTGTLSSYKKESVDLHHLPNGIYIATLYYGARTVSEKVIIHK